In one window of Azoarcus olearius DNA:
- a CDS encoding response regulator transcription factor, with the protein MIQTDDCLIHVVDDDAAFRRSLVFLFESVGWRVRPHASAEDFLAECDAAAGGGECADIACLVLDIRMPTMSGLELQQAILARGWTLPIVFITGHGDVGLAVQAMKCGASDFLEKPFHDQALLDAVTMAIRRGTEARAELARREDAAAALARLSPREREVARLVAQGLPNKRVARALGISEKTVHVHRQHVMEKAGVASAAELARLMLRADPAALD; encoded by the coding sequence ATGATCCAAACCGATGATTGCCTGATCCATGTCGTGGACGACGATGCGGCCTTCCGCCGCTCGCTGGTGTTCCTGTTCGAGTCGGTCGGCTGGCGGGTGCGGCCCCACGCTTCCGCGGAGGACTTTCTCGCCGAATGTGATGCGGCGGCGGGCGGGGGCGAGTGCGCGGACATTGCCTGCCTGGTGCTCGATATCCGGATGCCGACGATGAGCGGGCTGGAGTTGCAGCAGGCGATCCTGGCACGTGGCTGGACGCTGCCCATCGTCTTCATCACCGGCCATGGCGATGTGGGGCTGGCGGTACAGGCGATGAAGTGCGGCGCCAGCGACTTCCTCGAAAAGCCCTTCCACGACCAGGCGCTGCTCGACGCGGTGACGATGGCGATCCGCCGCGGCACCGAGGCCCGGGCCGAACTCGCACGTCGTGAGGACGCGGCCGCGGCGCTGGCCCGCCTCTCGCCGCGCGAGCGCGAGGTGGCGCGGCTGGTGGCGCAGGGCCTGCCCAACAAGCGGGTGGCGCGCGCGCTCGGAATCAGCGAGAAGACGGTGCATGTGCACCGTCAGCATGTGATGGAGAAGGCCGGCGTGGCCAGCGCAGCCGAACTCGCGCGCCTGATGCTGCGCGCGGATCCGGCCGCGCTCGACTGA
- a CDS encoding sensor histidine kinase: protein MPDRLARWLWLTHFLLWLTAAAWAAPVPGEHAESVSRVRVGVLAVLGAEAAVAEWSPLIRRLENALPGRQVSLVQLDHAGLRAAVQRGDLEFVITNPGHYVELEADLGVSRILSLDAGGGRSPQRALGAAVIVPASSAIRDLSDLRGKRLAIVGRDAFGGYQMVWGALDGLGLQPERDLAELYEVGLPMDRVVAALDARKADAGVLRSCLLESRPEWADRFRVVAPQAVAGFPCATSTPLYPDWPLAALRHTSPDLARAVAIALLGMTRETDGLAWAVPADYQSVHELFRRLQIGPYAYLREPTLMALAARYWPWVAALALLVAAWALYTLRVEHLVHRRTAELRAAQEQAEHMARLSVLGELSGTLAHELNQPLATITNYAHSLRRRADNQRLTDAAVREAAAEIAEQAERAAGILGRIRHFARKRRNSCERLVPAEVVGESVELFRGMLARAPAVAVEDALPAGTVIEADRLQVQQVLLNLLKNAHDASEGLPDARRRIHIRLTPADAGLSPGVLIAVRDFGRGLDAAAHGRLFESFFTTKPDGLGLGLSICRSIAEAHGGRLDAAPAADGPGWVFTLNLPAVLAPATPTVLLDHDPNR, encoded by the coding sequence GTGCCTGACCGTCTTGCGCGGTGGCTGTGGCTCACGCATTTTCTGCTGTGGCTCACGGCGGCGGCCTGGGCTGCGCCCGTCCCCGGTGAGCACGCCGAATCCGTATCGCGGGTCCGCGTCGGCGTGCTTGCCGTGCTCGGCGCCGAGGCCGCGGTGGCGGAATGGTCGCCGCTGATACGCCGGCTCGAAAATGCCTTGCCGGGTCGGCAGGTCAGTCTGGTGCAACTCGATCACGCCGGCTTGCGGGCGGCGGTGCAGCGCGGCGACCTCGAATTCGTCATCACCAATCCGGGCCATTACGTCGAACTGGAGGCCGACCTGGGCGTCAGCCGCATCCTGTCGCTCGACGCCGGAGGCGGCCGGTCGCCGCAGCGCGCCCTGGGCGCGGCGGTGATCGTGCCGGCGTCGTCGGCCATCCGCGATCTTTCCGACCTGCGCGGCAAGCGGCTTGCCATCGTCGGGCGAGATGCGTTCGGCGGCTACCAGATGGTGTGGGGTGCGCTCGACGGGCTGGGTCTCCAGCCGGAGCGGGATCTGGCGGAACTGTACGAGGTGGGTTTGCCGATGGACCGGGTCGTCGCCGCGTTGGACGCCCGCAAAGCCGATGCCGGCGTGCTGCGTAGCTGCCTGCTGGAAAGCCGGCCGGAGTGGGCCGACCGCTTTCGTGTGGTGGCGCCGCAGGCGGTTGCCGGTTTCCCGTGCGCGACGTCCACGCCGCTTTATCCGGACTGGCCGCTGGCGGCCTTGCGCCACACCTCCCCGGATCTCGCGCGTGCGGTGGCGATCGCGCTGCTTGGCATGACGCGGGAGACGGACGGCCTCGCGTGGGCGGTCCCCGCCGATTACCAGTCGGTGCATGAGCTCTTCCGCCGCCTGCAGATCGGCCCCTATGCCTACCTGCGCGAACCCACGTTGATGGCGCTGGCCGCGCGCTACTGGCCCTGGGTGGCCGCGTTGGCGCTGCTGGTGGCGGCGTGGGCGCTGTACACGCTGCGGGTGGAGCACCTGGTGCATAGGCGTACCGCCGAGCTGCGCGCGGCGCAGGAGCAGGCCGAGCATATGGCGCGGCTGTCGGTGCTCGGCGAGTTGTCGGGCACGCTTGCGCACGAACTCAATCAGCCGCTGGCCACCATCACCAATTACGCCCACAGCCTCCGCCGCAGGGCGGACAACCAGCGCCTGACCGACGCCGCGGTGCGCGAGGCCGCCGCCGAGATCGCGGAGCAGGCCGAACGCGCGGCGGGCATCCTTGGCCGCATCCGCCATTTCGCCCGCAAACGGCGCAACAGCTGCGAGCGCCTGGTGCCCGCCGAAGTGGTGGGCGAGTCGGTCGAACTGTTCCGCGGCATGCTCGCGCGCGCGCCGGCTGTCGCGGTGGAAGACGCGTTGCCGGCCGGCACCGTGATCGAGGCCGATCGCCTGCAAGTCCAGCAGGTGTTGCTCAACCTGCTGAAGAATGCCCACGACGCCAGCGAAGGCCTGCCCGACGCGCGCCGGCGGATCCATATCCGGCTGACGCCCGCGGATGCAGGACTGTCGCCCGGGGTACTCATCGCGGTGCGCGACTTCGGCCGGGGCCTGGACGCCGCGGCACATGGGCGCCTGTTCGAGTCCTTCTTCACCACCAAGCCGGACGGACTGGGCCTCGGGCTGTCGATCTGCCGATCGATCGCCGAGGCGCACGGGGGACGGCTCGATGCCGCGCCGGCCGCCGACGGCCCCGGCTGGGTATTCACCTTGAATCTGCCCGCCGTCCTTGCGCCGGCGACGCCCACCGTGTTGCTCGACCATGATCCAAACCGATGA
- a CDS encoding VOC family protein: protein MTPKNTICLWYDGTALEAARFYADTFPDSAVGTILYAPGDYPAGKQGDLLTVEFTVAGIPCIGLNGGPEFSHDEAFSFQIATDDQAETDRLWNAIISNGGQASVCGWCKDKWGVSWQITPRALIAAIADPDRAAAKRAFDAMMQMGKIDIAAIEAARRG from the coding sequence ATGACGCCGAAGAACACGATATGCCTCTGGTACGACGGTACCGCCCTGGAAGCCGCCCGGTTCTATGCCGACACCTTTCCCGACAGCGCGGTCGGGACCATCCTGTACGCCCCCGGCGATTACCCCGCGGGCAAGCAGGGCGACCTGCTCACGGTGGAGTTCACCGTCGCCGGCATCCCCTGCATCGGCCTGAACGGTGGCCCCGAATTCAGCCACGACGAGGCCTTCTCGTTCCAGATCGCCACCGACGACCAGGCCGAAACCGACCGCTTGTGGAACGCCATCATCAGCAATGGCGGCCAGGCAAGCGTATGCGGTTGGTGCAAGGACAAGTGGGGCGTGTCGTGGCAGATCACGCCCCGCGCCCTCATCGCAGCGATCGCCGACCCCGACCGCGCGGCCGCCAAACGGGCGTTCGACGCGATGATGCAGATGGGCAAGATCGACATCGCAGCGATCGAAGCCGCGCGTCGCGGCTGA